In Triticum urartu cultivar G1812 chromosome 6, Tu2.1, whole genome shotgun sequence, the following proteins share a genomic window:
- the LOC125512408 gene encoding probable protein phosphatase 2C 12 — MEDGVFCGVFDGHGRCGHLVSKLVRDYLPFMVLSHRNALLLADADADADDPVFSDASPSSSADSSGNSSPHPSQMLGEWREACTNAFKAMDNELKLQANMDCNFSGTTAVCAIKQGKDLIIANLGDSRAVLATMSGAGYLKAVQLTTDQKPGLPEEAERIKRCEGRVFALREEPGVMRVWLPGENLPGLAMARALGDSRLKHHGVISTPQVTGHRIGDADLFIILATDGVWDVLSNEEVVSIVCATPRKQHASKAVVEAAVQRWKTKYPSSRVDDCSAVCLFLHDHGASAPQRPGSSS; from the exons ATGGAGGACGGCGTGTTCTGCGGCGTGTTCGACGGCCACGGCAGGTGCGGCCACTTGGTGAGCAAGCTGGTGAGGGACTACCTCCCCTTCATGGTCCTGAGCCACCGGAACGCGCTGCTCCTGGCGGACGCGGACGCGGACGCCGACGACCCCGTGTTCAGCGacgcctcgccgtcgtcctccgcggACAGCAGCGGCAACTCGTCGCCGCACCCGTCGCAGATGCTGGGGGAGTGGAGGGAGGCCTGCACCAATGCGTTCAAGGCCATGGACAACGAGCTCAAGCTGCAGGCCAACATGGACTGCAACTTCAGCGGCACCACGGCAGTGTGTGCCATCAAGCAG GGCAAGGATCTGATCATTGCCAACCTCGGAGACTCGAGGGCGGTTCTTGCGACCATGTCTGGGGCCGGCTACCTCAAGGCCGTACAGCTCACCACCGACCAGAAGCCCGGCCTGCCTG AGGAGGCGGAGAGGATCAAGAGGTGCGAGGGGCGCGTGTTCGCGCTGAGGGAGGAGCCGGGCGTGATGCGGGTGTGGCTGCCCGGCGAGAACCTCCCGGGGCTGGCCATGGCGCGCGCGCTGGGGGACTCGAGGCTGAAGCACCACGGGGTCATCTCGACGCCGCAGGTGACGGGGCACCGGATAGGCGACGCGGACCTGTTCATCATCCTGGCCACGGACGGGGTGTGGGACGTGCTGAGCAACGAGGAGGTGGTGTCCATCGTGTGCGCCACGCCGCGGAAGCAGCACGCGTCCAAGGCCGTGGTGGAGGCGGCGGTGCAGAGGTGGAAGACCAAGTACCCGTCCTCACGGGTGGACGACTGCTCCGCGGTCTGCCTCTTCCTGCACGACCACGGCGCGTCGGCGCCGCAGCGGCCAGGAAGCTCTAGCTAG